A part of Streptomyces sp. NBC_01235 genomic DNA contains:
- the murD gene encoding UDP-N-acetylmuramoyl-L-alanine--D-glutamate ligase: protein MGSRQVTDWQGKNVTVAGLGVSGIPAAKVLHGLGAKVTVVNDGDDARAREQAAELRALGVTVRLGDGATLPEGTELIVTAPGWKPDKPLFTAAHRAGVPVWGDVELAWRLRGLDGREAAPWLCVTGTNGKTTTTQMLASILKAAGLRTAAVGNIGVSLLDAVLGEEHYDVLAVELSSYQLHWAPSLRAHSAAVLNLAPDHLDWHGSMEAYAKDKGRIYEGNRVACVYNVADKATEDLVREADVEEGCRAIGFTLAAPAPSQLGVVDGILVDRAFVENRQENAQELAEVSDVNPPAPHNIANALAAAALARAFGVPPQAVRDGLRAFTPDAHRIALVADVDGVAYIDDSKATNTHAAEASLAAYESIVWIAGGLAKGATFDELVAKSAKRLRAVVLIGADRALIHEALTRHAPEVPVVDLDRTDTGAMLAAVQEARRLAVEGDTVLLAPACASMDMFVNYNQRGDAFAQAVGELGT from the coding sequence ATGGGCAGCAGACAAGTGACCGACTGGCAGGGGAAGAACGTCACCGTCGCCGGGCTCGGCGTCTCCGGCATCCCGGCGGCCAAGGTGCTGCACGGGCTCGGCGCGAAGGTCACGGTCGTCAACGACGGCGACGACGCACGCGCGCGTGAGCAGGCCGCCGAGCTTCGGGCCCTGGGCGTCACCGTGCGCCTCGGTGACGGGGCGACCCTGCCCGAGGGCACCGAACTCATCGTCACCGCACCCGGCTGGAAGCCCGACAAGCCGCTGTTCACGGCGGCACACCGGGCCGGGGTGCCGGTCTGGGGCGACGTCGAACTCGCCTGGCGGCTCAGGGGACTGGACGGACGAGAAGCAGCCCCCTGGCTGTGCGTCACCGGCACCAACGGCAAGACGACCACCACGCAGATGCTGGCGTCGATCCTGAAGGCGGCCGGCCTGCGCACGGCGGCGGTCGGCAACATCGGCGTCTCGCTGCTGGACGCCGTCCTCGGCGAGGAACACTACGACGTCCTCGCCGTGGAGCTCTCCAGCTACCAGCTGCACTGGGCGCCCTCCCTGCGTGCCCACTCGGCGGCCGTCCTCAACCTCGCCCCCGACCACCTCGACTGGCACGGCTCCATGGAGGCGTACGCCAAGGACAAGGGCCGTATCTACGAGGGCAATCGGGTCGCCTGCGTCTACAACGTCGCCGACAAGGCCACCGAGGACCTGGTGCGCGAGGCGGACGTCGAGGAGGGCTGCCGGGCCATCGGCTTCACCCTCGCCGCGCCGGCGCCGTCCCAACTCGGCGTCGTGGACGGCATCCTGGTCGACCGCGCCTTCGTCGAGAACCGGCAGGAGAACGCCCAGGAGCTCGCCGAGGTCTCCGACGTCAACCCGCCCGCCCCGCACAACATCGCCAACGCCCTTGCCGCGGCGGCCCTCGCCCGCGCCTTCGGGGTGCCCCCCCAGGCCGTACGGGACGGCCTGCGGGCCTTCACCCCGGACGCCCACCGCATCGCCCTCGTGGCGGACGTGGACGGCGTCGCGTACATCGACGACTCCAAGGCGACCAACACGCATGCGGCGGAAGCCTCGTTGGCGGCCTACGAGTCGATCGTCTGGATCGCGGGCGGGCTCGCCAAGGGCGCGACCTTCGACGAGCTGGTCGCCAAGTCGGCAAAGCGACTTCGCGCGGTCGTGCTCATCGGCGCCGATCGCGCCCTGATCCATGAAGCCCTGACGCGACACGCCCCGGAAGTACCCGTCGTCGACCTCGACCGGACCGACACTGGGGCGATGCTCGCGGCTGTCCAGGAGGCCCGGCGCCTCGCCGTCGAAGGCGACACGGTGCTCCTCGCCCCGGCCTGCGCCTCCATGGACATGTTCGTCAACTACAACCAGCGCGGTGACGCGTTCGCTCAGGCGGTTGGCGAACTCGGAACCTGA
- a CDS encoding septum formation initiator family protein encodes MNRKPELKGRAARLARLFPAGPRQAARTPFVLLVVLLLGGGLIGLLVMNSALSEGSFKMDDLQKDTKSLTDEEQALQRDIDSYSAPDALQRRARELGMVPGGDPAFLDPDGTVKGVPSAAAEDAPVVVRPPEAMALSQTIVSSPSPTTSTPSGPSAQSPAPTAATPETPGR; translated from the coding sequence GTGAACAGGAAACCCGAACTGAAGGGAAGAGCCGCCCGGCTCGCGCGGCTCTTCCCGGCCGGCCCGCGGCAGGCGGCCCGCACCCCGTTCGTCCTCCTCGTCGTCCTCCTCCTCGGCGGCGGACTCATCGGGCTGCTCGTGATGAACTCGGCGCTCAGCGAGGGCTCGTTCAAGATGGACGACCTCCAGAAGGACACCAAGAGCCTCACCGACGAGGAGCAGGCGCTCCAGCGGGACATCGACTCCTACTCCGCCCCGGACGCCCTCCAGCGCCGCGCACGCGAACTCGGCATGGTCCCCGGCGGAGACCCGGCCTTCCTGGACCCCGACGGCACCGTGAAGGGCGTCCCCTCGGCCGCCGCCGAGGACGCCCCCGTCGTCGTACGGCCGCCGGAGGCCATGGCGCTCTCCCAGACGATCGTCTCCTCGCCGTCCCCCACGACATCCACGCCGAGCGGGCCTTCGGCCCAGAGCCCCGCCCCGACCGCAGCCACCCCCGAGACCCCCGGCAGGTGA
- a CDS encoding UDP-N-acetylmuramoyl-tripeptide--D-alanyl-D-alanine ligase: protein MIALSLAEIAAVVGGQTHDIPDPSVQVTGPVVRDSREVGPGSLFVAFVGERVDGHDYAAAVVEAGAAAVLASRPVGVPAIVVDDVQAALGALARHVVHKLGTTLVALTGSAGKTSTKDLVAQVLRRKAPTVFTPGSLNNEIGLPLTALSATEETKFLVLEMGARGIGHIRYLTDLTPPKIGLVLNVGTAHIGEFGGREQIAQAKGELVESLPPASEGGAAILNADDPLVRAMASRTQAKVVLFGESDEADVRAENVRLTDSGQPAFSLHTPSGCSDVTMRLYGEHHVSNALAAAAVAHELGMSVEEIATALSEAGSLSRWRMEVTERPDGVTIVNDAYNANPESMRAALRALAAMGKGRRTWAVLGKMAELGDEALAEHDAVGRLAVRLNVGKLVAVGGREAAWLQLGAYNEGSWGEESVHVSDAQAAVDLLRSELRPGDVVLVKASRSVGLESVAQALLATGAEGEVAAR from the coding sequence GTGATCGCCCTCTCCCTCGCCGAGATCGCAGCAGTCGTCGGCGGGCAGACGCACGACATACCGGATCCGTCCGTGCAGGTCACCGGACCGGTCGTCCGGGACTCCCGCGAGGTGGGGCCCGGCAGCCTCTTCGTCGCCTTCGTCGGCGAACGCGTGGACGGCCACGACTACGCGGCCGCGGTCGTCGAGGCGGGAGCGGCGGCCGTACTGGCCTCGCGGCCCGTCGGCGTCCCCGCGATCGTCGTGGACGACGTCCAGGCGGCGCTCGGCGCCCTCGCGCGGCACGTCGTGCACAAGCTCGGCACGACCCTCGTCGCGCTCACCGGCTCGGCCGGCAAGACCAGCACCAAGGACCTCGTCGCCCAGGTGCTCCGGCGCAAGGCGCCGACCGTCTTCACACCCGGCTCTCTCAACAACGAGATCGGGCTGCCGCTGACCGCTCTGTCGGCCACCGAGGAGACGAAGTTCCTCGTGCTGGAGATGGGCGCCCGCGGCATCGGCCACATCCGCTACCTCACCGATCTGACGCCCCCGAAGATCGGCCTCGTCCTGAACGTCGGCACCGCCCACATCGGCGAGTTCGGCGGCCGCGAACAGATCGCACAGGCAAAGGGTGAGCTCGTCGAGAGCCTGCCGCCGGCGAGTGAGGGCGGCGCCGCGATCCTTAACGCCGACGACCCGTTGGTACGGGCCATGGCCTCCCGTACACAGGCGAAGGTGGTCCTTTTCGGAGAGTCCGACGAAGCGGACGTACGCGCCGAGAACGTGCGACTCACGGACAGCGGACAGCCCGCCTTCAGCCTTCACACACCCTCCGGGTGCAGCGATGTGACCATGCGCCTGTACGGTGAGCACCACGTGTCGAACGCGCTCGCCGCGGCCGCCGTCGCCCATGAGCTGGGCATGTCCGTGGAAGAGATCGCCACCGCACTCTCCGAGGCGGGCTCCCTCTCCCGCTGGCGGATGGAGGTCACCGAGCGCCCGGACGGCGTGACGATCGTCAACGACGCCTACAACGCGAACCCCGAGTCCATGCGAGCCGCTCTGCGCGCGCTGGCGGCCATGGGCAAGGGGCGGCGGACCTGGGCGGTGCTCGGCAAGATGGCCGAGCTCGGGGACGAGGCGCTCGCCGAGCACGACGCGGTCGGACGGCTCGCCGTCCGGCTCAATGTCGGCAAGCTCGTCGCGGTCGGGGGCAGGGAAGCCGCCTGGCTGCAACTGGGCGCATATAACGAGGGTTCGTGGGGTGAGGAGTCGGTGCACGTGTCCGACGCACAGGCGGCGGTCGACCTGTTGCGCAGCGAGTTGCGCCCGGGGGACGTCGTGCTCGTGAAGGCGTCCCGTTCGGTCGGCCTCGAGAGTGTCGCGCAGGCGCTGCTCGCGACCGGCGCCGAGGGTGAGGTCGCCGCCCGATGA
- a CDS encoding penicillin-binding transpeptidase domain-containing protein, whose protein sequence is MSDREPPRRRVPGPARPARPVSARRRPGPGARPARRPTTPAARPVPPRVIRLGSPRPRLRMVGLALALVLVAFVVRLLQVQAVDASTYATKAEQNRYIGRVLAAERGEITDRGGIAFATSEDAYDITADPTMFNRKQLKVDDGPEQAAALLAPILGQDQSALVKKLRPKDPTARYTMLAGRQTPQVWKQIKDLKSALATKAETDSSTVNVLAGVLAVPSTKRVYPNGELAAGILGWVNADGKGGGGIEQQLNTTLAGQDGKIRYAQSGGRQVPTAGSTETPAVPGSDVELTIDRDIQWAAQNAITDQVEESAADRGYVIVQDARTGEILAMANSPGFDPNDLSGATSADLGNAAVQDVYEPGSTAKVMSMAAVLEENAATPLTHVTVPNRLHRGDRLFQDDIDHATWSLTLNGVLAKSSNIGTILATGQLGKTQAEANRVLYSYLRKFGIGSRTGLGFPGETKGILAAPAAWSTSQQYTIPFGQGMSLSALQAASVYSTIANGGVRVEPTLVRGTKGPDGRFTPAEAPAKSRVVSQKTAKTLAQMLESVVDDEQGTGAKARIPGYRVAGKTGTANRVDPATGTYKGYTSSFAGFAPADNPRVTVYCAIQNATKGSYFGGQICGPVFKQVMEFALKTLQVPPTGAKAANLPVSFTP, encoded by the coding sequence GTGTCCGACAGGGAACCGCCGCGCCGGCGCGTGCCCGGCCCCGCCCGGCCCGCCCGCCCCGTGTCCGCCCGGCGGCGCCCGGGACCCGGCGCCCGCCCGGCCCGCCGTCCGACCACCCCCGCCGCCCGCCCCGTGCCCCCGCGCGTGATCCGGCTCGGCAGTCCCCGCCCACGGCTGCGCATGGTGGGCCTCGCGCTCGCCCTGGTGCTTGTCGCCTTCGTGGTCCGCCTGCTCCAGGTGCAGGCCGTCGACGCGAGCACCTACGCCACCAAGGCCGAGCAGAACCGGTACATCGGCCGGGTGCTGGCCGCCGAGCGCGGCGAGATCACCGACCGCGGCGGCATCGCCTTCGCGACCAGCGAGGACGCGTACGACATCACGGCCGACCCCACGATGTTCAACCGTAAGCAGCTCAAGGTCGACGACGGCCCGGAGCAGGCGGCCGCGCTCCTCGCGCCGATCCTCGGCCAGGACCAGTCCGCGCTCGTCAAGAAGCTGCGGCCCAAGGACCCGACCGCCCGGTACACGATGCTGGCCGGCCGGCAGACCCCGCAGGTCTGGAAGCAGATCAAGGACCTGAAGTCCGCGCTCGCCACGAAGGCCGAGACGGACAGCTCCACGGTCAACGTCCTCGCGGGTGTCCTCGCCGTTCCCAGCACCAAGCGCGTGTACCCCAACGGTGAGCTCGCCGCCGGGATACTGGGCTGGGTCAACGCCGACGGCAAGGGCGGCGGCGGTATCGAGCAGCAGCTGAACACGACCCTGGCCGGCCAGGACGGCAAGATCCGCTACGCCCAGTCCGGCGGCCGTCAGGTGCCCACCGCGGGCTCCACCGAGACCCCCGCGGTGCCCGGCTCCGACGTGGAGCTGACGATCGACCGCGACATCCAGTGGGCCGCGCAGAACGCCATCACCGACCAGGTGGAGGAGTCCGCGGCGGACCGCGGCTACGTCATCGTCCAGGACGCCCGCACCGGCGAGATCCTCGCCATGGCCAACTCGCCGGGCTTCGACCCCAACGACCTCTCGGGGGCCACCTCGGCGGACCTGGGCAACGCCGCCGTCCAGGACGTCTACGAGCCCGGCTCCACCGCCAAGGTCATGTCGATGGCCGCCGTGCTGGAGGAGAACGCCGCGACGCCGCTGACGCACGTCACCGTGCCCAACCGGCTGCACCGCGGCGACCGGCTCTTCCAGGACGACATCGACCACGCCACCTGGTCCCTCACCCTCAACGGCGTGCTCGCCAAGTCCAGCAACATCGGCACCATCCTGGCCACCGGCCAGCTCGGCAAGACGCAGGCCGAGGCCAACCGGGTCCTCTACTCGTACCTGCGCAAGTTCGGCATCGGCAGCCGGACCGGGCTCGGCTTCCCCGGCGAGACCAAGGGCATCCTCGCCGCGCCCGCCGCGTGGTCGACCTCGCAGCAGTACACGATCCCTTTCGGCCAGGGCATGTCCCTGAGCGCGCTCCAGGCGGCCTCCGTGTACTCGACGATCGCCAACGGCGGCGTCCGCGTCGAGCCCACCCTCGTGCGCGGCACGAAGGGGCCGGACGGACGCTTCACTCCCGCCGAGGCCCCCGCGAAGTCCCGTGTCGTCAGCCAGAAGACGGCGAAGACCCTCGCCCAGATGCTGGAGTCGGTCGTGGACGACGAGCAGGGCACCGGCGCCAAGGCGCGCATCCCCGGCTACCGCGTCGCGGGTAAGACCGGCACCGCCAACCGCGTCGATCCGGCCACCGGCACCTACAAGGGCTACACCTCGTCGTTCGCCGGGTTCGCGCCCGCCGACAACCCCCGGGTCACCGTGTACTGCGCCATCCAGAACGCCACCAAGGGCAGCTACTTCGGCGGCCAGATCTGCGGTCCCGTCTTCAAGCAGGTCATGGAGTTCGCCCTGAAGACCCTCCAGGTCCCGCCGACCGGCGCGAAGGCCGCGAACCTCCCGGTCTCCTTCACGCCCTGA
- the rsmH gene encoding 16S rRNA (cytosine(1402)-N(4))-methyltransferase RsmH, with product MSQSRHVPVMLQRCLDLLAPALQRPEAVVVDCTLGLGGHSEALLTQFPEAHLVALDRDKEALRLSGERLAPFGERATLVHAVYDELPDVLDRLGIARVQGVLFDLGVSSMQLDEADRGFAYAQDAPLDMRMDQTTGISAAEVLNTYPPGELVRILRAYGEEKQAKRIVSAIVRERDKEPFTNSARLVELIRNALPQAAKRTGGNPAKRTFQALRIEVNGELSVLERAIPAAVKALDVGGRIAVLSYHSLEDRLVKQVFAAGAANTAPPGLPVVPERYQPRLKLLTRGAELPTEEEIAENRRAAPARLRGAERIRESIE from the coding sequence TTGAGCCAGAGTCGACACGTCCCGGTGATGCTCCAGCGGTGCCTGGACCTGTTGGCCCCCGCCCTCCAGCGGCCCGAAGCGGTCGTCGTGGACTGCACGCTCGGTCTCGGCGGGCACAGCGAGGCCCTGCTGACGCAGTTCCCGGAGGCGCACCTCGTCGCCCTCGACCGTGACAAGGAGGCCCTGCGCCTGTCCGGTGAGCGACTCGCCCCCTTCGGCGAGCGCGCCACCCTCGTGCACGCGGTCTACGACGAACTCCCCGACGTACTCGACCGGCTCGGCATCGCGCGCGTGCAGGGCGTCCTGTTCGACCTCGGCGTCTCCTCCATGCAACTCGACGAGGCCGACCGCGGCTTCGCCTACGCCCAGGACGCACCGCTCGACATGCGCATGGACCAGACGACCGGCATCAGCGCCGCCGAGGTCCTCAACACCTACCCGCCCGGCGAACTCGTCAGGATCCTGCGGGCGTACGGCGAGGAGAAGCAGGCCAAGCGGATCGTCTCCGCGATCGTGCGCGAGCGCGACAAGGAGCCGTTCACCAACAGCGCGCGGCTCGTCGAACTGATCCGCAACGCGCTGCCGCAGGCCGCCAAGCGCACCGGCGGCAACCCCGCCAAGCGCACCTTCCAGGCGCTGCGCATCGAGGTCAACGGCGAACTCTCCGTCCTGGAGCGGGCGATCCCGGCCGCCGTGAAGGCGCTCGACGTGGGCGGGCGGATCGCCGTCCTGTCGTACCACTCGCTCGAAGACCGGCTGGTCAAGCAGGTGTTCGCGGCCGGCGCCGCCAACACCGCGCCGCCCGGGCTGCCGGTCGTCCCCGAGCGCTACCAGCCCCGGCTCAAGCTGCTCACCCGCGGTGCCGAACTTCCCACCGAGGAAGAGATCGCCGAGAACCGGCGCGCCGCCCCGGCGCGACTGCGCGGGGCCGAGCGGATCAGGGAGTCCATCGAATGA
- the mraY gene encoding phospho-N-acetylmuramoyl-pentapeptide-transferase has product MMNQILFAGVIGLFLTLVGTPLLIKLLARKGYGQYIRDDGPREHASKRGTPTMGGIAFIFATVAAYFLSKVITGKPPTYSGLLVLGLMCGMGLVGFLDDYIKIVKRRSLGLRAKAKMAGQLIVGIAFAVLSLQFSDSRGNTPASTKLSFITDFGWTIGPVLFVVWALFMILAMSNGVNLTDGLDGLATGASVLVFGAYTFIGVWQFQESCANGETLTNPSACYEVRDPLDLAVIASALMGACLGFLWWNTSPAKIFMGDTGSLALGGVLAGLAICSRTELLIALLGGLFVLITMSVVIQVGSFKLTGKRVFRMAPLQHHFELKGWSEVLVVVRFWIIQGICVIVGLGLFYAGWAADK; this is encoded by the coding sequence ATGATGAATCAGATCCTGTTCGCGGGTGTGATCGGCCTCTTCCTGACGCTGGTCGGTACGCCGCTGCTGATCAAGCTGCTGGCGCGCAAGGGCTACGGCCAGTACATCCGCGACGACGGCCCGCGCGAGCACGCCAGCAAGCGCGGTACGCCGACCATGGGCGGTATCGCCTTCATCTTCGCGACGGTCGCCGCGTACTTCCTGTCCAAGGTGATCACGGGCAAGCCGCCGACCTACTCCGGTCTGCTGGTGCTGGGCCTGATGTGCGGCATGGGCCTGGTCGGTTTCCTCGACGACTACATCAAGATCGTCAAGCGGCGTTCGCTGGGTCTGCGGGCCAAGGCGAAGATGGCCGGCCAGCTGATCGTCGGTATCGCCTTCGCGGTGCTCTCGCTGCAGTTCTCCGACTCGCGCGGCAACACCCCGGCCTCCACCAAGCTGTCGTTCATCACGGACTTCGGCTGGACGATCGGCCCCGTGCTGTTCGTGGTCTGGGCGCTGTTCATGATCCTCGCGATGTCCAACGGCGTGAACCTGACGGACGGTCTGGACGGCCTCGCCACCGGCGCCTCCGTCCTCGTCTTCGGCGCGTACACGTTCATCGGCGTCTGGCAGTTCCAGGAGTCCTGCGCCAACGGCGAGACCCTGACCAACCCCAGCGCCTGTTACGAGGTGCGCGACCCGTTGGACCTCGCGGTCATCGCCTCCGCGCTGATGGGCGCCTGCCTCGGCTTCCTGTGGTGGAACACGTCGCCGGCCAAGATCTTCATGGGCGACACCGGTTCGCTGGCACTCGGCGGTGTGCTCGCGGGTCTCGCGATCTGCTCCCGCACCGAGCTGCTGATCGCCCTCCTCGGCGGCCTGTTCGTCCTGATCACCATGTCGGTGGTCATCCAGGTCGGCTCCTTCAAGCTCACCGGCAAGCGCGTCTTCCGGATGGCGCCACTCCAGCACCACTTCGAACTCAAGGGCTGGTCCGAGGTCCTTGTGGTGGTCCGCTTCTGGATCATCCAGGGCATCTGTGTGATCGTCGGACTGGGCCTCTTCTACGCGGGATGGGCAGCAGACAAGTGA
- a CDS encoding UDP-N-acetylmuramoyl-L-alanyl-D-glutamate--2,6-diaminopimelate ligase has protein sequence MTMITPDPGNQAPPAAPSAPSLRPQGGAPGTLTAVPHADQSQTTQKGASVTYPGPPRPAQVSATPLAELADQLGAEQPESAAEVTGITHDSRAVRPGDLYAALPGARLHGADFVTQAAGLGAVAVLTDPTGAERAAATGLPVLVVDDPRGRMGELAATIYGHPGRGLLQIGITGTSGKTTTAYLVEGGLKSVRSPGLIGTVEMRIGEERIKSERTTPEATDLQALFAVMRERGVEAVAMEVSSHALVLGRVDGCVFDIAVFTNLSPEHMEFHSDMEDYFGAKAQLFTRKRSKLGVVNFDDEYGRRLVQEAEVPVVTFSAEGDPDADWRAVDVETGPMDSTFTVVGPEGVRVAARSPLPGSFNVANTLAAIVSLAAAGIAPQTAADGIAAVPGVPGRLERVDAGQAYLAVVDYAHKTDAVESVLKALRKVTKGRLHVVLGCGGDRDRTKRAPMGAAVARFADTAVLTSDNPRSEDPLAILATMLEGAASVPAHERGEVLLFEDRAAAISAVVARAHAGDTVLVAGKGHEQGQDIAGVVRPFDDRQVLREAIQQTQG, from the coding sequence GTGACCATGATCACTCCCGACCCCGGGAACCAGGCACCGCCCGCGGCGCCCTCCGCGCCCTCGCTTCGCCCGCAGGGCGGTGCGCCCGGTACGCTCACCGCCGTGCCACACGCTGATCAGTCCCAAACCACCCAGAAGGGCGCTTCCGTGACATATCCGGGACCGCCCAGGCCGGCCCAGGTCTCCGCCACACCCCTCGCGGAGCTCGCCGATCAGCTGGGTGCCGAGCAGCCGGAGAGCGCCGCCGAGGTCACGGGCATCACCCACGACTCGCGCGCGGTCCGCCCCGGCGACCTGTACGCCGCCCTCCCGGGCGCCCGCCTGCACGGCGCCGACTTCGTCACGCAGGCCGCGGGCCTCGGCGCGGTCGCCGTCCTGACCGACCCCACCGGCGCCGAGCGCGCCGCCGCGACCGGGCTGCCGGTCCTGGTGGTCGACGACCCGCGCGGACGGATGGGCGAACTGGCGGCCACGATCTACGGCCACCCCGGCCGCGGTCTGCTGCAGATCGGCATCACCGGCACCTCCGGCAAGACCACCACCGCCTACCTCGTCGAGGGCGGCCTGAAGTCCGTCCGATCCCCCGGGCTCATCGGCACCGTCGAGATGCGCATCGGCGAGGAGCGCATCAAGTCCGAGCGCACCACTCCCGAAGCCACCGACCTCCAGGCCCTGTTCGCCGTCATGCGCGAGCGCGGTGTCGAGGCCGTCGCCATGGAGGTCTCCAGCCATGCCCTGGTCCTCGGCCGGGTCGACGGTTGCGTCTTCGACATCGCCGTCTTCACCAACCTCAGCCCGGAGCACATGGAGTTCCACTCCGACATGGAGGACTACTTCGGGGCCAAGGCGCAGCTGTTCACCCGGAAACGCAGCAAACTCGGCGTGGTCAACTTCGACGACGAGTACGGCCGCCGGCTGGTCCAGGAGGCCGAGGTCCCCGTCGTCACCTTCTCCGCCGAGGGCGACCCGGACGCCGACTGGCGCGCCGTGGACGTCGAGACCGGCCCGATGGACTCGACTTTCACCGTCGTCGGCCCCGAAGGCGTGCGGGTCGCGGCCAGGTCGCCGCTGCCGGGCTCCTTCAACGTGGCCAACACCCTCGCCGCGATCGTCTCCCTCGCGGCCGCCGGGATCGCCCCGCAGACCGCCGCCGACGGCATCGCCGCCGTGCCGGGCGTGCCGGGCCGCCTGGAGCGGGTGGACGCCGGACAGGCCTACCTCGCGGTCGTCGACTACGCCCACAAGACGGACGCCGTCGAGTCGGTCCTGAAAGCGCTGCGCAAGGTCACCAAGGGCCGGCTCCACGTCGTCCTCGGCTGCGGCGGTGACCGGGACCGCACCAAGCGCGCCCCGATGGGCGCCGCCGTCGCCCGGTTCGCCGACACCGCCGTACTGACCTCCGACAACCCCCGCTCCGAGGACCCCCTCGCGATCCTCGCGACCATGCTCGAGGGCGCGGCGTCCGTGCCCGCGCACGAGCGCGGCGAGGTCCTCCTGTTCGAGGACCGGGCCGCGGCTATCTCCGCGGTCGTCGCCCGCGCGCACGCCGGGGACACCGTGCTGGTCGCGGGCAAGGGCCATGAGCAGGGCCAGGACATCGCCGGCGTCGTCCGTCCATTCGACGACCGCCAGGTGCTTCGCGAAGCTATCCAGCAGACCCAGGGATGA
- the ftsW gene encoding putative lipid II flippase FtsW — translation MPGSRTGRPPVQRTARGPAASRPRRDNPLRRLYTRAQKAWDRPLTAYYLIFGGSLLITVLGLVMVYSASQITALQMSLPGSFFFRKQFLAATIGAVLLLVASRMPVKLHRALAYPILAGAVFLMVLVQVPGIGLSVNGNQNWISLGGSFQIQPSEFGKLALVLWGADLLARKQDKRLLTQWKHMLVPLVPAAFLLLGLIMLGGDMGTAIILTAILFGLLWLAGAPTRLFVGVLSIAATLGVILIRTSPNRMARLQCIGATDPGPGDACWQAVHGIYALASGGIFGSGLGASVEKWGQLPEAHTDFIFAVTGEELGLAGTLSVLALFAALGYAGIRVAGRTEDPFVRYAAGGVTTWITAQAVINIGAVLGLLPIAGVPLPLFSYGGSALLPTMFAIGLLIAFARDEPAARAALAMRHPRFGRKRGAGGSTFDRSPRRWNTMRRRASAARPSGER, via the coding sequence ATGCCAGGTAGCCGTACCGGGCGTCCGCCCGTACAGCGGACCGCCCGCGGACCCGCCGCCTCCCGGCCGCGCCGCGACAACCCCCTGCGTCGGCTGTACACGCGTGCGCAGAAGGCCTGGGACCGGCCGCTGACCGCCTACTACCTGATCTTCGGCGGCAGCCTGCTGATCACCGTGCTGGGCCTCGTGATGGTCTACTCGGCCTCCCAGATCACCGCGCTGCAGATGTCGTTGCCCGGATCGTTCTTCTTCCGCAAACAGTTCCTGGCCGCCACCATCGGGGCCGTCCTGCTGCTGGTCGCCTCCCGGATGCCGGTGAAGCTGCACCGGGCGCTGGCCTACCCGATCCTCGCCGGGGCCGTCTTCCTGATGGTGCTGGTGCAGGTGCCGGGGATAGGGCTGTCGGTCAACGGCAACCAGAACTGGATCTCGCTCGGCGGTTCCTTCCAGATCCAGCCCAGCGAGTTCGGCAAGCTCGCGCTGGTGCTGTGGGGCGCCGACCTGCTCGCCCGCAAACAGGACAAGAGGCTGCTCACGCAGTGGAAGCACATGCTCGTGCCGCTCGTACCGGCCGCGTTCCTGCTGCTCGGGCTGATCATGCTCGGCGGGGACATGGGCACGGCGATCATCCTCACGGCGATCCTGTTCGGTCTGTTGTGGCTGGCGGGGGCGCCCACGCGGCTCTTCGTCGGGGTCCTGTCGATCGCCGCCACCCTCGGTGTGATCCTCATCAGGACCAGCCCGAACCGCATGGCCCGGCTGCAGTGCATCGGCGCCACCGACCCCGGTCCGGGCGACGCCTGCTGGCAGGCCGTGCACGGGATCTACGCCCTGGCCTCCGGCGGGATCTTCGGCTCGGGGCTCGGTGCGAGTGTGGAGAAATGGGGCCAACTTCCCGAAGCGCACACCGACTTCATCTTCGCCGTCACCGGTGAGGAACTGGGCCTCGCGGGGACGCTGTCGGTACTCGCCCTCTTCGCGGCTCTAGGCTATGCGGGTATCCGCGTGGCCGGACGCACGGAGGACCCCTTCGTGAGGTATGCCGCGGGAGGCGTGACCACCTGGATCACCGCTCAGGCGGTGATCAACATCGGTGCGGTGCTCGGCCTGCTGCCGATCGCCGGCGTCCCGCTCCCGCTGTTCTCCTACGGGGGTTCCGCCCTGCTGCCGACCATGTTCGCCATCGGGCTGCTGATCGCCTTCGCACGCGACGAGCCCGCTGCGCGGGCGGCGCTTGCGATGCGACACCCCCGTTTTGGTAGAAAGCGGGGGGCGGGGGGCTCCACGTTCGACCGGAGCCCCCGGAGATGGAACACGATGCGACGGCGTGCCTCGGCGGCGCGCCCGTCCGGAGAGCGGTGA